The sequence ATGGTTTATTTTATGCAACATATGCAGATTCTTTAACATTGCCAGTGACAAATGCACTAAACTGCAGAACAGCTATATAGCTTTAAAGATAGGATTGTAATCATAAACTTGATTTCCCGGGTAAGCACTCAGCATGGCCGAGGTCGCAAATCTTACCAAAAAGGCATATCCCTTTTGTGGGGGGTGAGGAGGACAAACCCATTGATCTTGGGTCAATGATCTTGGGTCAATGATCTTGGGTCTTGTCCCGACAATTTGGCATTGGTTTCTTGTCTCTCCATTAGGTGTGAAATCAGGGCAATATTTATACTCCTGTTGTGCAGAGTGAGCAGGTGGGACTGTGGTCAAGGCATCCTTCTTTATGGTTGCACTGCCAGTAACTGCACAAAACATTCTCTGTgaggagcagaatcacagaatcacaaggggttggaagggacctctggagatcatctagtccaacctccaaAGAGGAATGGGACCATGTGGCCTCCACCTCCCATCTCTCTCCTCCCCAGTGCTGTGGCAACACAAACCACGGCATCTTCACCCAGTTTCTGCGTCTGTTCTGGACACCAGGTAGGTTTCATCAATACTGAGCTTTGCTACTGTTTGTTCTTCCAacagagatgtccctgcccatggcgggggggggtggaactagatgatctttaaggtcccttccgacccgcACCGTTGTGTGATTCTCTGAACAAGGCCGTCCTACctcctgctccagaccctccaaAAAGCCTTGTGGATGGGAGCAGCTGCGGAAGGGCAAGCACCGTAGGTAGGTCCTGGCTGAAATTGGTCACTGCCCCACAGCAACCTGCATTGCCACATCGCTCCTTTTATTGTCCTGATGTTTCATGTCTCTGGCCTTAGCTTCCAGAGTTGGGTGGTTTTACTGGTTATCCAAGTGAGCAtgttaaaaagaagcaaacactcCATATTATGGAGAGGGGAATGACTCACTCCATGGActccagggtaaaaaaaaaaagaaaaggaaaaaaaggaagccaaaTGGCTTGGGAAATCTCATTATTTTAGGTCTTCTTTGTTACCTTGGCATATCCAATCTCCTTCTGAGATGATGGAAGTGGTTCGCCCTGCAATTCAGCTGCCCTTGTCTCAGGATGCATCTCCATCTGTGAGACATTCCTCAGCCCCGCTGTTTGCTGGTCGCTGGCACGTCCTGGCTTGCCCTGGCCACCAGCTGCCCTTGTGCCCACTGCTGTGGCCAGCTCATGTGGGTGGGGGACAAGGTGACTTACGGTGCAAATAAAGAGGATGAGAGGCTGCTGGGTGGGTACGGATCTTCCCTATTGTCCTCAGGTGTCAGCCAGTGCCACCCACCTCTGCCCAGGGACTTGCCCTGCACGCTCAGCTCGTGTAGAGacagctctgctcccagtgccccaggGCTGCTCACATCCCCTGGAAACCTGCCGTGTGGCTCCCATCAGCCACCAAGTGACCCCCGGTCATAGGGCTTGGCCACAACTGTGCCATTCACAACTGTCTTCACCTGCCAGcgggaaggaggaagagcaggaagaaggggagggaaggaggaagagagagggagggagggagggaaggaaggaggctgCATTTAGCAGCTACCTCCGGCAGCTAGAGCCAGAGCGGCTGACAGCCACTGCGGGAGAGACTCGCAATGTCCTCAGCAACTTCCACTGCCTCTTTGCCCAGCGGCCTGGGTGTCCTGACGACTTTCCCAGATGTGCTCTTCATTCCTGAAATCGTGAGTGCCGGCTTGTTCCTGGGGAGGGCAGATGCTGCTTTGTGGGACATCCAGCAGACTTCCCGCTGCAGGTGTCTGAGGGATGGGGCCTGACACAAAGCATGTGGAGcatcagattggatatcaggaaaaatttttacatggaaagcattggaatgggctgcccagggaagtggttgaggcaccatccctggaggttttcaaaagatgggttgacatagtgcttagagacatggttaaTGATGtggaggggcgggggggttgtatggttttcttttgtttttttatcagagttaagttgatggttggactggatgatcttaaaggtcccttccaacctagacgattctatgatgcTGTGATTCTATGTGGCTGAGGAGCCACACCAGGTGCCTGAGCCACAGGGGTTTGGGGGCAGCCCCTGATGCCCGGTGTCACCCTCAAAGCCAGGAGCAGAGGGCTCTGGAGTGCTCCTTTAGTCCACAGGGGATTTCCATGGTGCCTCTGAAAACCTTTTGTAATTTCCTGCCTAACAAAGCCGAAGGGGTTGCTGGTGGGTTTAAACTAGGTTGCCAAATTGAGCCAATTAATTAACTGGAAGACGATTTTAGCAGCTGATACAGGCAGAGGATAAACTGCTTGCCTCAAGTAGGGGGGCAAAGGCTGGCTGTTTGAGTTTCAGCTGCCCCGGTCCTGAGCTGGAGGTGCCAAGTGCTGGACCTGGGTGTGTGGCCAACGGTGGGTGAGCCAAGGCTGAACAAACACCTCGTAACTTCTCCCCATACTGTAATTTCATTGAGCAGGAGAAGATCATAATCTTAATAGATTTGGCATACAGCAAAGCAGTTGCTGTGAGCACTGACTAAAAACGGAAAGTTTCAACTAGAACCTTTTTCCTGTGTcctctgtccctgcccatgaaACCTGCTCTTCTTGTAACAGTTTGAGAGGCTTTTTCCAAAGCCTGAGTACTTTCATCCAGCCTTGAGGGGTTTGGCTGAGTGTTGTAGGAGGGCACTCAGATTATTTCATGCTAAAAACTTAAAACTTTGCCATCTGGGACCAAATCCTTCCCTGTCACCCAACTCAGTCCATGCTCCTGGGATTTACAGTATTTACTTCATTCTCGTAGTGATGTAGTCCCAAAGTGGAGTTGTTGATTCCAGTTTCTGAAGTACATCAGTGCCAGCAGTCAAGGAAAGAGGAATTGGGTTAAAGCAGGAATTGCCGATGTGCAGGGAAAGCCTTTGCTTCAGCTCCCCAGATATCCTCTGGGGACTTGGTCTCTGTGCCCAGGTGTCCGAGAGCAAGGCCCAGGTTTCCTGCAGCTGTACAGAGGGTGGCAAAGTCACTGTGGAGGTTCTGGCAGGGTAACACTTGCCAGCCACCCTCGCCACTGGGTTGTGTTAGCCCCGGTGCCCAGCGTGCTTACGGTACCAGTGCTGGTACTGACTGTGCCTTAAACTGTTTGTATGTaatctgctgcctccagcagatTTGGCAAGGCAGCTTGCTTAATGCGACAAAAATAAGCACCCTGTCCTTTGGTTTGGGTAAGATCTGGAAATGTGCATCCTAAAGGCTTAGGAACCACCGGGGCTCAGGAAGGAGGAATGCTGCATAACCGGATTGCTCCATCTCCGGAGGTGTGTGGCTGAGGTGGTGCTGCTATATTCTCTCTGCTATGTACAAAAGAGGTGGCTGCCTTGAATCACAGCATTCAGAAGGATAAAGAGTTTCTCAATCCTTAGTGGAATCTGAGGTTTTCTGCAGTGGGTTAACAcggtaacaacaaaaaaaaaataattggcattTCAAATGCTAAGACAGTTGCGAAAATGCCAGAAGGTCCTGCCTGCAGCTCAGATGATTGCCACATCTGGATGTGCTGATTAAGAACTACCATTTGTATTCTGTAAGGCTGGGTTTAATTCTTGTAATCTGGTTTATTTGAAGAGCTTTCTGCACAAATGGATAGCCAGGCCGATGCAGAAAAGGTGAAACAAGCTGAAAACAGATATGTTTGCTTTGTTAAAGGCTATTTAAAAGATAATCTTTTCTGAGACTGCTGTCCCCAACCTGCCGTGGGTTGTTATTGAAAGCCTCTTGAacctttcctcatttttatgAGTCTGCTAAACAGTAACACTGTAAAACCAGAGTCAGTAATCAAACTGTGTCAAACATACTTGCCTGAGTGAGAAATCACATCCTGCAGAAAGGAGAAACAGGGAGTGGTAAGAAACGAGAAGTGATACTTCTTCCCCTAACCCCATATCTCACCCCAGTTGTGATGGATTTTAATGGAGCAACCACAAGGTTTTCTCCAGGATCTTTAGCTGCAAAACACTCATGGTGTCACCACAGGAGTTATTACAGGGACTGGATTAGGGTGCAAGTGTCAGTCTTCGGTTGTTACAAGAGGCACCAGAACAGCAGCACTTTGGGAGACGTATTTTCAGTCAGATATTTGCAAGGTCTCAACCCCCATCATTCATTAATGTACCAATTTGTGTAACAGAACCAGTGAACTTTCCTGCAACTGTGGGGTAACACAAATGATGTGACACTTTTTGAGTATCATaaatcagaaactttttttttttttttttttcacttgcaaaatGCCTCCAAGGAAATGGAAATGCCATGATTTGTATCAATTGGCACTTGGATGCTGGCAAAGGCTGGCCTGGGCTACACTGGTGATCAGAATGACCTTAAAGTCAGTGAGGCTCTCCTACCTCTGGAGATCTGCCTGCAAAATCAAGACCAAGCAGCGATGGGGGATAGGTCCCCGCAGCAGCACTGATCTCCACACAGCGTGAGTTCAGCTGAGGAGCTCCTCATTGTAGGATGCTGAGAAACTTTGCTAAGGTTCAAGAAACAACTGGGCTGATTTGTAGCAGAGAAAAGCTACTGAATGCATTTTAGTGCAAAGATACCACTTGCAGCTGGGACACTCCACAGCACTGGACATCATGCTCTCATCATCTTGGGTAGGAATCTGCTGGTGGAGAAAGGATGGAGTCTCAATATAGCTGTCCTTTTGTTCCCCACTCCACCAGAAAACCCATAGCAAACTCCCAAGGCTGTCTGAGAAGGATGGGGTCCCAACTGCTACCTGACCAGCAGCTGGGACCTTGCACAGTGCCAGCGTAGCCAACGAAGGGTGATCTGAATCGCTGGAGCAGCAATACAGGTCCTCCttcccaggaggagctgggagcctCAACCTTATTTCCCTTCCTCAGAGAGTAAAACTGACTCTATTACCCCTCTGCAGCCTCGtctctctcctttcagggagaCGTTTGCACGTAGCTTTCATTAAGGCCATGGCTGGGGCCTTCATGAGGCCATATGTCTGTGCTGTCCGTGGAGGTGGAGCTGGGTTTGACCCGACGCCTTTCGGGGATCTCCAGCACTGGGTGTGAAGCAAACAGGCCCTTCCGAAATAAGCCTCCCTGCTCATCGAAACCAGCCTTCGGAAGTGCCCCAACCGGCCTCCCGAGCAGGCTGATGTGGGGAAGCCCTCAATGGCGGTGACACCAGGAGGCAGGGCTACAGCCAGGCTTGTTTTGGGTCAAGGTCACAGGCAGACGCTCCCGGTTAAATACCCCGTGTCAAGTGGAGGCTGGGAAGAACTCGCAGGCATCCCTGGGCTGTTGCCATCTGCAGCGCTAGTGCCAGAGGCGCGTGTGGCTTTTGGCTCTGCTCTGGATAAGCCCATCTCCCCCATGCTCACCTTTTCCCCCACTTTTGCTTGCAGATCTTTGGGGGCCTTGTCTGGATCCTGGTGGCATCCTCGAAGGTCCCGTCACCCATGCTGCAAGGGTGGGTGATGTTTGTCTCTGTGTTCTGCTTCGTCATGTCCACCACCCTCCTGTGCCTCTACATCTGCGGGGCGCACgggggcagcagctcctgggtcACCTTGGTAAGTGGATGTGATAAACCTCAGGGCCTCTCCCCTCCCTGGTGTCACTGGTAGACAATCATGgtagaaaacaaaccccaaatcgCAGGGGTTTGCTTATGTgcgttcctttttcttttctttttctttttttccttttttttttttttttttccctttgcaatgTGCTCCTTCCTTGGAAACGACTGTGTGATCCTTGTTTCTTAGGATGCCATCTGCCAGGTGACAGCGGCTCTGTTCTACCTCAGTGCTGCCGTGCTGGAAGCCTACTTCACCTATAGCATTGGCCTGTTTTCTGCCAGCCCTCTGGTGATGACCATCTACCAGGAGAACATTGCTGCTGTGGTGAGTGCCTGGcgaggggggtgaggaggggaccgGGGAGCGGCCACAAGGGCAAATATTTActaggaggggggagagaaactAGTCCCAGTCCTACTAGACATGAATGTCTACAAACATGCAAGAGTCAATAGGAATATAATGCATCACAAGGTGTTTGCTGGGTGCAGGAACTCCTGACATATAATAAAAAGTTAACTGGCTGATGTGTTTTTCCATTGTAGGTATTTGCATTCTTAGCTACCCTGATGTACGTGATCCATAAGGTGTACTCGCTCCTGCGATGGAAATCATCCTAAGAGCCTCCCCTCGCAAGCGTGTCTCGTGGTCACCCCATGAACACAAAAATTGTGTGACGACGGCAGTTTCcagctgggtttgggttttggtttttgatgTATATACTATAAACAAGCAGCTTTTTATGTGGGACCATGGCAACAAAGACAAAGAGTCTGCCAGAGAAAGCAATATCCTGGCACAATCTGTTTCCCTTCGGTCTCTTCTGGGTTGGGTACAGTTTGATGCTGGTAAAACTGGGGCCCAGATAGAAAAACGTCcagctttaaaaagaataatatagTTGGATTCAAAGTGCTAAAATCTCCCTGAACCACACCTTTATGCCTCCAGGGTTATTACTGCTGGCGGGGGAAGCCTGGACAACCAGCACTAACCTGGTCATTTTAGTTGCTGCCCGTTCATGTAAGCCTGTTTTCCTCCCTAAACCTGCTGTGCCAAAAGAACATTTTCATGCAGTTTCTGGAAAGGCCATCTATGACTTGTGATGAGAAACGGGGATGATAGTTACCTTGCCTCAGGGCAACAGAAGTTATTGCAACCCCTGAAGGGCATTGCTGAATTACGAGGCACAACCATAATACCAGCAATTACCGCTGCCTTTTAATCACCCTGCAAAATACAACTGCGAAGGTGCAGGGCAGACTGTAGGAGAATTGTACGGAAGATCGGAATAAGCAGAGGCAAACAACTCTTGTCTTTGGTGCGTGGCTGCTCTCACACACACCAGCACTACGTCGCTAATAAAGATGGGTTTGCTGTGATTTTGCAAATAGACAAGAGTCGTTTCTGCCATTTTTCCTTCGCTGTGCACAGCCCCGTACAGCCCCAGGGGCACTGTACCGGGCCACGGCAATGCCTAAGGAGGAGGCACAGGCTCGGGCATGAATTCAGAGGGCTGTTCTGGCAAGGGGAGCCTGTGCCAGGGCCAGGGGCTAAACTAACTCGGGTTAATCTCAGTGATGATGTTCATCTGAATGCTTAAATTACTCTGGAGTGTTAACTTGAGTGAgtgtgctggtttgggctgggatagagttaattttctccatagTAGCGAGTATGGGGCTctgctttggatttgtgctgaaaacagtgttgataattcAGAGATGTTTTCGTTATCGCCGAGTAGTGCTTGCACagagccaaggccttttctgctcctcaccccaccagcgagggctgggggtgcacaaggagttgggaggggacacagctgggacagccgacccaagagatattccataccatacgatgtcatgctcagcaataaaagctgggggaagaaggagtgACGTTCAGAGttgtggcatttgtcttcccaagtacccattaggtgtgatggagccctgctttcctgggggtggGCAAACACCTCCCTGCGATGGGAAGGGGTGAAcgaattccttggtttgcttcgCTTCTGTGTGTGGcctttgctttacctattaaactgtctttatcaacccacgagttttctcacttttacccttccaattctctctccccccatccccctgggGGCAGTAAGTgagcggctgcgtggtgcttCGTGGCTGGTTGCGACAGTGAGTTAATTTCAATGGGGTTTAGACCCAAGAAAGGGTGTTTTCATGTTAGAGATGCCTAATAAACAGCGGTACCAAATTAGGCCTTCTAGCTTGTGGCACAAAAAACGCTTCCATTTCGAGTCTGAAGTTCCTGGACAATAGCAAGGACTGgagaatggaaaggaaataaacgTTGACTTGGAGGCATCTCTGTTGCTTTTAACCTTTGACCATGGGCTTGGGTTGAAGCTTCTCAATTGCAAtgtcaggaaaacattttatttttttcttgtttttttccttgctgaaaaaCCAGCCTGACCTGTTTTGCTTGTGTTAGTGTGACAAAACCAAGCTCATTGCAACAGAGGTGGAAAAAGAAACCCCTTTTCAGAGCAGGGAGGGAACTCACAGCAGCCTTGGACAATGGCACTTAGTTCTGATGGTTTAACATGCACCTGTCAAAACTGGTTTCAGCATCACGTCATCATGGgaggtgtgtgtggagggggggcTGGTGCCCGGATTCGCCCTGCTTCTATTAATGCCCGTGAATTTAACATTAAAACACAAAGACGCCTTTCTGTTTGGGTCTCTTTACAAAGGCAGATGTTTGCGGTCCTGCTCTGGACCCTGGGACGTGATTGCTCTGTCCCCCTCCTGCACCCTGTGTGGCGagcacctctgtgcccagcagcaccatccgccccctcctgtccctgtccctgtcccttgtGGACACCACATTTGCAGCCCATGGCTTGGCAGGGTTCCCCTGTCTCCTCCCCAATTCTTTCCGCATTGCTTTGCCCTTTCGTTCTCCCTTCCCTGCCGCACACCAGTTTACACCAGTCTGCACCAGTTCACCTCCTCATCCCTGTCCTGCTGGCTCCTCCCGGTTTGCTGAGATACCTCACCCCCCAGCATGAGTGTAACCTTGCTGTAAACtggcactggaaaaaaacagcaggGTGCTGCTGCCACGGGAGAGGCTGTCAGCCCcaccgcagctggggagggggctgagacGAGGTTGTGGGCATTGCCCCATGGCCCCAGTGTAACCCGGAccaaggcagggagaggggccacCACAGGGTGAAGAGCATCCACACAAACTGCTACaaagctgtgctggaccttggaAACCCTCCCAGCGTGGCCCCAACATCAATCCcctgcagctgaggagctgcaggCGAATGAGTCCCCGTTCGGCACCAGGCTGTTGTGCCCCAGCACAGGACAGTGACATCCCGAGCTGTGGCTTTGTTCCACCAGGCTGCTGAATGGCACCTCTTGGGTGCCAGGTGAGCTGCGGTGATAGACATGGTCCCTGCACagtggaaagaagagaaaaagaaaatgcaacgAGCACCCTGAGGTCTCCATGGTCCATCGTGCCCAGCCCTCCTGTCACCTCAATGCAGCCGTGGAGACCCACCTGCCCTGGAAGCTGGGCAGCCCAAGGCTGCTGCCTCGAAAATGGCACACCTCGATGCTGCTTGAAGGGGCAGATGCTGCCTAGAACCCAGAGAACCTCTCAGGACCTACAGACCATCTACTTTTATGCGCAGCAGTTCTTGTCCCCACAGAGAGCCCTAAGGATAGCATTGGCCTGAGAATTTGCTGTTACCCCACTGGAACGTCCTTCTCCCATGGAGAAGCTCATCTGGGGTTAATTGCCTATCCCCATGGCTCCTCAGAAGGTGAGATGGCTGGCTTTGCCCACTGCTGCTTGCAGAGGGTCGGCCCTCGTGGTTTGTTAACCACAAGGCACGGGTGGtccctgcccgtggagctgctcccagTGCACGGGGCTGCTCCATCCCAGGCTCTGCATTTGCTCAGACATTTTCAGATCCCCCCAGACTGGCACCTCATCTCCAACAGCATCCTCCTCGGGCCATTTCATTCATCCTTCCCACCCCTGGGATCCCCTTGCAGATGTAGCAGCCCATTTAAAAAGCCACACATCGGCCCTTTTTTCTGAGCACTTAGTCCCATCACACTGTTAAAAACCACAGCCACCACCAGATTTCAACTGGTAGTGTAACTGGAGTTTCCACCTCTGAGCTTCTCCAGCTTCCTCGGCTAAACTAGGTCTGCTGGCATCTACTCTAGAGAGCAGGCAATTAGACTTAGTTAAAACTATCCCCTTGAAGGCAGGCGAAACCTCAGCTCCTGTGATAAAAACAAGATGACAGACATATCATTCACTGACCATGCCCAGATTGTAATCTTGGTTGCTCTTGCTTAATTAAATAGCTTCTTAACAGCAATGTTAGCTGTTCCCCAAGTACTTTTATATTCGATACCTTGCCTCCAGTGATGCAATGAGTTAGAAGCACTTCCATCTTTTCCTGAATTGAAGCAGAAGAATTTGCTTTGCCTGAAAGTAACTTAGAACATTTTGACCAGCTCCATTCAGGAGTTTCTGGTGTTTCTCTTTTTACCGTCAGCTTCATCTGTGAGCGGTGAGCAAACCGTATGCTGTACAGGCACCTATATTGATATGAATAAAGTTGTGAAAACTTCAGGAAACCCACAAAAGATGACTTCTATGAAGGGATCAAAGCTCCATGTGGGTCTGTGACGGAGTCTGATACGTGGCTGGCTAGGTCTGCCTGCCCCTCTTCACACCCCACTACGGTCCATTCCCCACCTCTGATCTCCACACCCAGACCACGGCTCCCTCCTGCTCCTTGTTCTCCCTTACGCCAAGAGATTCAAGCAGTGAAACCCCATTTGCTTGGAGGACGGGGATGGAAATGCGTTATTCCTGACTCATGGAAGTGCTCAAACTTGAGTTATTGTCCTGACGGTCTGAGAAGAGCCCTGCAtctcctgcagagagcagaggagtccCGAAGACTCTCATGGGAGTAGATGAAGTGTAGGTAGTGCACAGACcttggggaaagagggagagtgGTGGTTATTACATTACTTTCCGAAAAGGCAAACGGCATTCACCCTACCTCTTCCTTACCTTGCAGCTCCTCATCTCTACTAGCACACGAGGTGGACCTGCAAGGCTTGTGTGGATTCTCTAGTAGGCACCAGCTAGAAATCTGTCAGACACTTGCTAGTGCTTTGGCTGATGGAGGCAAGACCCACTGAGAACGACATGTGGCTTTACCCTCTGCTAGCAGCGAGAACAGAAATTACTGAGTGACCAAGAGGGGTTTGAGGGAGACGTCTGTTcgcagacctctgctccccaaagACAGGCTGGGACCCTTGTGCCACATGATAACCTGTGCACCTcacaggctgggggatgtggTGTGAGATGTGTTTGGGTTGCACAAGGAACAGCGTTCAGGTCCAGGTCAGCTGGGGAGAGCTGGACTGTACATCCTGCTCTCCAGTGGGTGCTGTTAGCTAAGGACCTGCCCCTACAGCTTGTCTTCAGCCCTTCCCAAGATGACACAAGGGCCTGCTCAATTCTGCCCTCTCATCCCACGATGCAGACAGGGCATTGCTGGAGACCTTGACATCACCCACATCCCCACGTTTTGTGCAGCAGTGGCCTTGTATAATCTCCTGTGGCACCATCACCATTCTTAGGCCAGAATATGGGGGGCTTCTCCATATGTGTTGGGTGAGGAAATGCAAGAACAGAGTGCAAGGAAGCAGCAGGACATCTCCAAGTGTGGATGCAGTCACCTGCAACCGACATGCACCTTACTCCTGATCCTGAGAAAACGATCCACCTCCTCACTGCAGCACAGGTGGCAGATGACAAACAGCTGATCCAGATCGTCCCTTCAGGCTCCCTCGACTACCCAGGCTGAGGCTGCTTTGGGTCAGTGGTGGAGCCAAATCACTTCAGCTCACTGTTTCTGCAAGGGCAGAGGCAAACTGAAGGTCAGCAGCAGCAAGATTTGATTCCTTTAGCCCAAGGTTTATTCATTCTTGATTTCACTCAACAGTCAGATGTCAGCTAAACGTGAGCAGACACTCTCAAACAGTAGTGTGATCTGCTGCTTACAAAGAAGTTTGCAAACAGAACACTTCGCATCCTATGGAGGGTGGATTTAGGCTGAGCTGGCAAAGAGGAATAAAGCCTCCAGCCAACTGTTCAGGAGGCATGGCCTATGAATTAGAATGTTCATTACCAGAGTGAGATAAAAATTAAATTCCCCGTGCCTCTTTGTATATACGCAACCGCTGTCTTCTGAAACCTGCGCTAAAATCAATGCAAAATATTGCTCCTAAATGTCTTCAACATCAGAACTTCAAATGTAAATTCCCAGGCTGGTCTTTAGTAAAACAGGTGGTACAAGCAAAGCTTCCTTTGGCGTACAGAGAAAAGTGCCATGAGAAGAACTCACAGCACAGAAGTGAACTCCTGAATTGTTTTATAGTCTGGATTCCTGTAACACTCTATGATAAAACATTGCTTCAGTTCAGTTCCACTGTCTCTTCTGCCATCAGCAAGACAAAAAAGATGGAGTTGCCAGCTACAGCATTATATCCTCGCATATGGATGCAGATTCTGTTTATCTTCTGGTGGGAACTGGGCAATGGATCCTCCAACCAGTGAGTGAATCCAGCACCTGGCACGTATCTCTGTGTGCTTCAGCTGGAGATGAAGGGCTTCACTCCATCTCCGGTCGGAGGCTGGTGTGTACCATGGACTTGCTTTCTCTGTTCACCCTCTGACAGCTGACCCTCCTGAGTTCTGGGTCCAAGACCCTACTGTGCTCAGTACCAAACTGGCCAAAAATGAAGTTAAGTCTTATCCTAGCAGACGTGCAGAGGAGAGCACTGTAAGAAAGGCTGGGTTTTGGACTGGACTTCCAGTGCCAGTCAGAACACCGCAGTATCCTGCAGTGGACTGTGGGGTGGCTTCCTCAGATACTTGGGCTCTGCCTCATTTGGGGAACCCCCCCATTTGCATGAATAGTGTTTGCACAACTCCAGCTGCTGCCCACCATCACAtcaccctccctcccactccccccccagaAAGTACGCAATTTCTACTTTCTGATTT comes from Numenius arquata chromosome 7, bNumArq3.hap1.1, whole genome shotgun sequence and encodes:
- the MAL gene encoding myelin and lymphocyte protein isoform X2; translation: MSSATSTASLPSGLGVLTTFPDVLFIPEIIFGGLVWILVASSKVPSPMLQGWVMFVSVFCFVMSTTLLCLYICGAHGGSSSWVTLVFAFLATLMYVIHKVYSLLRWKSS
- the MAL gene encoding myelin and lymphocyte protein isoform X1, with translation MSSATSTASLPSGLGVLTTFPDVLFIPEIIFGGLVWILVASSKVPSPMLQGWVMFVSVFCFVMSTTLLCLYICGAHGGSSSWVTLDAICQVTAALFYLSAAVLEAYFTYSIGLFSASPLVMTIYQENIAAVVFAFLATLMYVIHKVYSLLRWKSS
- the MAL gene encoding myelin and lymphocyte protein isoform X3, encoding MSSATSTASLPSGLGVLTTFPDVLFIPEIVFAFLATLMYVIHKVYSLLRWKSS